Proteins from a genomic interval of Streptomyces sp. Tu6071:
- the pknB gene encoding Stk1 family PASTA domain-containing Ser/Thr kinase, producing the protein MDTRPADHNAPLVGKVLDGRYRVDALIAAGGMSTVHRAVDLRLDRVVALKVMHPELATDALFVERFIHEAKSVARLDHPNVVGVFDQNADGASVYLVMEYVPGCTLRDVLRERGALSPRAALDILEPVLAGLGAAHRAGLVHRDMKPENVLIGDDGRVKVADFGLVRGVGTTSRSTGAVLGTVSYLAPEQISDEAVDERADVYACGIVLFEMLTGGKPYHGDSPAQVLYQHLNTDVPAPSHFFPGLDPAFDALVAAAAAREPAARPRDAVALLAAVRDTTAHLDGAALDAEPPAARAGGHDNAEDRTSVLPRALTLPRPGAAAEDVGHTSVLPTPAPARTGRPRRRLWSALVVAVVVLCGGAGVWYVNAGQFTEVPRVLAKSEKEAKGRLDEAGLRVKDVKGRYSATEPRGTVLGTDPSPGARIRDHGEVTLTVSLGPRTVDVPRLTGKTLAEARTALRGRGLDPGLVTERFDQDVSQGAVIGTEPQAGENVKAGSTVRITVSRGAPVDVPDVSGKDEAEAREELSDAGLDVKVAAERVFSQDADEGAVAKQSPGAGKRLAAGDTVTLTLSKGPDLVEVPDVEGKQEDEAKGLLEDAGFEVKVSRWFLGHTVWDQSVSGGDTAPRGSTVTIRVR; encoded by the coding sequence GTGGACACAAGGCCGGCCGATCACAACGCCCCGCTCGTCGGGAAGGTCCTCGACGGGCGGTACCGGGTGGACGCGCTCATCGCGGCCGGGGGCATGTCGACCGTGCATCGCGCGGTCGACCTGCGCCTGGACCGGGTGGTCGCGCTCAAGGTCATGCACCCCGAACTCGCGACGGACGCGCTGTTCGTCGAGCGGTTCATCCACGAGGCGAAGTCGGTCGCGCGGCTCGACCACCCGAACGTGGTGGGCGTCTTCGACCAGAACGCGGACGGCGCCTCGGTCTACCTGGTCATGGAGTACGTGCCCGGCTGCACGCTCCGCGACGTGCTGCGCGAGCGCGGGGCGCTGAGCCCGCGCGCCGCGCTCGACATCCTGGAGCCGGTCCTCGCGGGCCTCGGCGCCGCGCACCGCGCGGGCCTCGTGCACCGCGACATGAAGCCGGAGAACGTCCTGATAGGGGACGACGGCCGGGTCAAGGTCGCGGACTTCGGTCTCGTACGGGGCGTGGGCACCACCTCGCGGTCGACGGGCGCCGTCCTCGGCACCGTCTCGTACCTCGCCCCCGAGCAGATCAGCGACGAGGCGGTCGACGAGCGCGCCGACGTGTACGCGTGCGGCATCGTGCTCTTCGAGATGCTGACCGGCGGCAAGCCGTACCACGGGGACTCGCCCGCGCAGGTCCTCTACCAGCACCTGAACACCGACGTCCCCGCCCCCTCCCACTTCTTTCCCGGCCTCGACCCGGCCTTCGACGCGCTCGTGGCCGCCGCCGCCGCGCGCGAGCCGGCCGCGCGTCCGCGCGACGCGGTGGCCCTCCTCGCGGCGGTACGCGACACGACGGCGCACCTCGACGGGGCGGCGCTCGACGCGGAGCCCCCGGCGGCGCGCGCGGGCGGGCACGACAACGCCGAGGACCGTACGAGCGTGCTGCCGCGCGCGCTGACCCTGCCGCGCCCGGGGGCCGCGGCCGAGGACGTGGGGCACACGAGCGTCCTGCCCACGCCCGCGCCCGCCCGCACCGGGCGGCCCCGGCGCAGGCTGTGGTCCGCGCTCGTCGTCGCCGTCGTCGTGCTGTGCGGCGGCGCGGGCGTCTGGTACGTCAACGCGGGGCAGTTCACCGAGGTCCCGCGCGTGCTCGCGAAGAGCGAGAAGGAGGCGAAGGGGCGCCTCGACGAGGCGGGGCTGCGGGTCAAGGACGTCAAGGGCCGCTACAGCGCCACCGAGCCGCGCGGCACCGTGCTGGGCACGGACCCGTCCCCGGGCGCCCGCATCCGCGACCACGGCGAGGTCACCCTCACCGTCTCGCTCGGCCCGCGCACGGTCGACGTGCCCCGGCTCACCGGCAAGACCCTCGCCGAGGCACGTACGGCGCTGCGCGGGCGCGGGCTCGACCCGGGCCTGGTCACCGAGCGCTTCGACCAGGACGTCAGCCAGGGCGCCGTGATCGGCACGGAGCCGCAGGCGGGCGAGAACGTGAAGGCCGGCTCGACGGTGCGGATCACCGTGAGCAGGGGCGCGCCCGTGGACGTACCGGACGTGAGCGGCAAGGACGAGGCGGAGGCGCGCGAGGAGCTGTCCGACGCGGGACTCGACGTGAAGGTGGCCGCCGAGCGGGTCTTCTCCCAGGACGCCGACGAGGGCGCCGTCGCGAAGCAGTCCCCCGGAGCGGGCAAGCGGCTCGCGGCGGGCGACACGGTGACGCTGACGCTCTCCAAGGGCCCGGACCTCGTGGAGGTCCCGGACGTGGAGGGCAAGCAGGAGGACGAGGCGAAGGGGCTCCTGGAGGACGCCGGGTTCGAGGTGAAGGTCTCCCGCTGGTTCCTCGGGCACACCGTGTGGGACCAGTCGGTGAGCGGCGGGGACACGGCACCGCGCGGGAGCACGGTGACGATCCGGGTGCGGTGA
- a CDS encoding response regulator: MNAPAQPARVMVVDDHPMWRDAVARDLEAAGFELVATAGDGPQAVRRATATRPDVLVLDLNLPGLPGVEVCKRLVGERPELHVLVLSASGEHADVLEAVKSGATGYLVKSASTEELIEAVRRTAVGDAVFTPGLAGLVLGEYRRLAAEPEPKTSGGGPETPRLTERETEVLRLVAKGLSYKQIAERLVISHRTVQNHVQNTLGKLQLHNRVELVRYAIEQGLDDPR; encoded by the coding sequence ATGAACGCGCCCGCCCAGCCCGCCCGCGTCATGGTCGTCGACGACCACCCGATGTGGCGGGACGCCGTCGCCCGCGACCTGGAGGCGGCCGGTTTCGAACTCGTCGCGACCGCCGGGGACGGACCGCAGGCCGTCCGCCGCGCGACCGCCACGCGCCCCGACGTCCTCGTCCTGGACCTCAACCTGCCGGGCCTGCCCGGCGTCGAGGTCTGCAAGCGGCTCGTGGGCGAACGGCCCGAGCTGCACGTCCTGGTGCTCTCGGCCTCCGGCGAGCACGCGGACGTCCTGGAGGCCGTGAAGTCCGGGGCCACCGGCTACCTCGTGAAGTCGGCGAGCACGGAGGAACTGATCGAGGCGGTGCGCCGCACGGCCGTCGGCGACGCGGTCTTCACCCCCGGACTCGCCGGGCTCGTCCTCGGCGAGTACCGCAGGCTCGCCGCCGAGCCCGAGCCGAAGACCTCCGGCGGCGGGCCGGAGACCCCGCGTCTCACCGAGCGCGAGACCGAGGTCCTGCGGCTCGTGGCGAAGGGGTTGAGCTACAAGCAGATCGCGGAGCGGCTCGTCATCTCGCACCGGACCGTGCAGAACCATGTACAGAACACCTTGGGCAAGTTGCAGCTGCACAACCGTGTGGAACTGGTCCGTTACGCGATCGAGCAGGGCCTCGACGACCCGCGGTGA
- a CDS encoding deoxyribonuclease IV: protein MNTTPRNPVGAHIPVAGGLAKTGLSYARELGAEVVQVFVANPRGWATGPGDPAQDEEFRTRCAAEGLRAYVHAPYLINFGSHTGATVEKSVVSLRHSLRRAREIGARGVVVHTGSATGGRTREVALAQVRERMLPLLDELDHPDDPDLLLEPTAGQGASLCARTWDLGPYVAALDAHPKLGVCLDTCHVHAAGHDLGAPGGAKQTLDLLVGEVGEGRLKLVHANDSKAGCGSHLDRHENIGAGTIGAEAFAELCAHPAMAGVPLVIETPGGPEGHAADVARLKELRG from the coding sequence GTGAACACCACCCCCCGCAACCCGGTCGGCGCGCACATCCCCGTCGCCGGGGGCCTTGCGAAGACCGGTCTCTCCTACGCGCGCGAGCTCGGCGCCGAGGTCGTGCAGGTCTTCGTCGCCAATCCGCGCGGCTGGGCGACCGGGCCCGGGGACCCGGCGCAGGACGAGGAGTTCCGTACGCGCTGCGCCGCCGAGGGCCTGCGCGCGTACGTGCACGCCCCGTACCTCATCAACTTCGGCTCGCACACCGGGGCCACCGTCGAGAAGTCGGTGGTCTCGCTGCGGCACTCGCTGCGCAGGGCGCGCGAGATCGGCGCGCGCGGTGTCGTCGTGCACACCGGCTCGGCGACCGGGGGCCGCACGCGCGAGGTGGCGCTCGCGCAGGTGCGGGAGCGGATGCTGCCGCTGCTCGACGAGCTGGACCACCCCGACGACCCTGACCTGCTCCTGGAGCCGACCGCCGGGCAGGGTGCCTCGCTGTGCGCGCGGACGTGGGACCTGGGCCCGTACGTGGCCGCCCTCGACGCGCACCCGAAGCTCGGCGTGTGCCTCGACACGTGTCACGTGCACGCGGCGGGGCACGACCTCGGCGCCCCGGGCGGCGCGAAGCAGACGCTCGACCTGCTCGTGGGAGAGGTCGGCGAGGGCAGGCTCAAGCTCGTCCACGCCAACGACTCGAAGGCGGGGTGCGGCTCGCACCTGGACCGGCACGAGAACATCGGCGCGGGCACTATCGGCGCGGAGGCGTTCGCGGAGCTGTGCGCCCACCCGGCCATGGCGGGCGTCCCGCTCGTCATCGAGACCCCCGGCGGCCCCGAGGGGCACGCGGCCGACGTGGCACGCCTCAAGGAGCTGCGCGGCTGA
- a CDS encoding (2Fe-2S)-binding protein → MYVCSCFGITEADVRAHVENGAVTPRKIASACKAGTDCGGCVRRIQALLGRGACPRREAADRDEPVFLPVPVPAAQVPVPLPSPVPVPAAQAPVPLPPHLPAPAARLDDAA, encoded by the coding sequence GTGTACGTGTGCTCGTGCTTCGGCATCACGGAGGCGGACGTGCGCGCGCACGTGGAGAACGGGGCCGTCACGCCCCGCAAGATCGCCTCCGCCTGCAAGGCCGGGACCGACTGCGGCGGTTGCGTCCGCCGCATCCAGGCCCTCCTCGGCCGGGGCGCGTGCCCCCGCAGGGAGGCCGCGGACCGCGACGAGCCGGTGTTCCTGCCCGTCCCGGTACCGGCCGCGCAGGTGCCCGTACCGCTGCCCTCGCCCGTCCCCGTACCGGCCGCACAGGCACCCGTGCCGCTGCCGCCGCACCTCCCCGCACCGGCCGCGCGTCTCGACGACGCCGCCTGA
- a CDS encoding class II 3-deoxy-7-phosphoheptulonate synthase, translating to MTVNADIDALATKASWRDLPAAQQPTYPDAEALREVVADLESYPPLVFAGECDELRTRMGAVARGEAFLLQGGDCAESFDAVTAEHIRAKLKTILQMGAVLTYAASVPVVKVGRIAGQYSKPRSKDTETRDGVTLPTYRGDSVNGFDFTEAARVPDPDRLRRMYHHSASTLNLVRAFTTGGYADLRQVHAWNQDFVRTSASGQRYEQLAREIDNALNFMRACGTDPEEFRTVEFYSSHEALLMDYESALTRVDSRTGRLYDVSAHMVWIGERTRQLDGAHIEFASKIRNPIGVKLGPSTTPEEALQYIERLDPEREPGRLTFVVRMGADKIRDKLPTLVEKVTASGATVAWVTDPMHGNTFEAASGHKTRRFDDVLDEVKGFFEVHKELGTHPGGIHVELTGDDVTECVGGGDEIFVDDLHQRYETACDPRLNRSQSLDLAFLVAEMYRSQ from the coding sequence GTGACCGTGAACGCTGATATTGACGCCCTCGCCACCAAGGCGAGCTGGCGAGACCTGCCCGCGGCGCAGCAGCCTACGTACCCCGATGCCGAGGCCCTGCGCGAAGTCGTCGCGGACCTTGAGTCGTATCCCCCGCTCGTCTTCGCCGGCGAGTGCGACGAGCTGCGCACCCGGATGGGAGCCGTCGCCCGCGGCGAGGCGTTCCTCCTCCAGGGCGGCGACTGCGCCGAGTCCTTCGACGCCGTGACCGCCGAGCACATCCGCGCCAAGCTCAAGACGATCCTCCAGATGGGCGCCGTGCTCACGTACGCGGCCTCCGTGCCCGTCGTGAAGGTCGGCCGGATCGCGGGGCAGTACTCCAAGCCGCGCTCGAAGGACACCGAGACCCGCGACGGCGTGACGCTCCCGACCTACCGGGGCGACTCCGTCAACGGCTTCGACTTCACCGAGGCCGCGCGCGTCCCCGACCCGGACCGCCTGCGCCGCATGTACCACCACTCGGCCTCCACGCTGAACCTCGTGCGCGCCTTCACCACCGGCGGCTACGCGGACCTGCGCCAGGTGCACGCCTGGAACCAGGACTTCGTCCGCACCTCGGCCTCGGGCCAGCGCTACGAGCAGCTCGCCCGCGAGATCGACAACGCGCTGAACTTCATGCGGGCCTGCGGGACCGACCCCGAGGAGTTCCGCACCGTCGAGTTCTACTCCTCGCACGAGGCGCTGCTCATGGACTACGAGTCGGCGCTCACCCGCGTCGACTCGCGCACCGGGCGGCTCTACGACGTCTCGGCGCACATGGTGTGGATCGGTGAGCGCACCCGCCAGCTCGACGGCGCCCACATCGAGTTCGCCTCGAAGATCCGCAACCCCATCGGCGTCAAGCTCGGCCCCTCCACGACCCCGGAGGAGGCGCTCCAGTACATCGAGCGTCTGGACCCCGAGCGCGAGCCGGGCCGGCTCACCTTCGTCGTGCGCATGGGCGCGGACAAGATCCGCGACAAGCTCCCGACGCTCGTCGAGAAGGTCACCGCCTCGGGCGCCACCGTCGCCTGGGTCACCGACCCCATGCACGGCAACACCTTCGAGGCGGCCTCGGGCCACAAGACCCGCCGCTTCGACGACGTGCTCGACGAGGTCAAGGGCTTCTTCGAGGTCCACAAGGAGCTGGGCACCCACCCGGGCGGCATCCACGTGGAGCTGACCGGCGACGACGTCACGGAGTGCGTGGGCGGCGGCGACGAGATCTTCGTCGACGACCTCCACCAGCGCTACGAGACCGCCTGCGACCCGCGTCTGAACCGCAGCCAGTCGCTCGACCTCGCCTTCCTCGTCGCGGAGATGTACCGCTCGCAGTGA
- a CDS encoding 2-hydroxyacid dehydrogenase, producing MEILAFGVQADERPLLEAAFAGHFGLRCVDVFLTPDTAAIAHGHEVVSTSVNADLGPATLRALAAGGTRMIAQRSTGFNNIDLDVAEQLGLTVFRVSSYSPYSVAEFAWSLAMAVNRNLVRAATRTRDFDFRLQGLMGRDLHGRTAGVIGTGRIGAAFAAIARGFGMRLLGWDVHENPDCLALGMEYVDREHLLRESDLVSLHVPLLPTTAHLLDAAALRLMKDDALLVNSSRGGLIDTEALVGELRKGRFSGVGLDVYEAESGLFFLDKSLEGVDDDVLARLMTFPHVIVTSHQAYYTQDAVGQIIATTLQNVRDWEAGRRTPNVIVPRAGEA from the coding sequence GTGGAAATTCTCGCCTTCGGGGTGCAGGCCGACGAACGGCCGCTGCTTGAGGCCGCCTTCGCCGGGCACTTCGGCCTGCGGTGCGTCGACGTGTTCCTCACGCCCGACACCGCCGCCATCGCCCACGGGCACGAGGTCGTCTCGACGAGCGTCAACGCCGACCTCGGTCCCGCCACGCTGCGGGCCCTCGCCGCCGGTGGCACGCGGATGATCGCCCAGCGCTCCACCGGCTTCAACAACATCGACCTCGACGTCGCCGAACAGCTCGGCCTCACCGTCTTCCGCGTCTCCTCCTACTCCCCGTACTCCGTCGCCGAGTTCGCCTGGTCCCTCGCCATGGCCGTCAACCGCAACCTCGTGCGCGCCGCGACCCGCACCCGCGACTTCGACTTCCGCCTCCAGGGCCTCATGGGCCGCGACCTCCACGGCCGCACCGCCGGTGTCATCGGCACCGGGAGGATCGGCGCCGCCTTCGCCGCCATCGCGCGCGGTTTCGGGATGCGGCTGCTCGGCTGGGACGTCCACGAGAACCCGGACTGCCTCGCCCTCGGCATGGAGTACGTGGACCGCGAACACCTCCTGCGCGAGTCCGACCTCGTCAGCCTCCACGTGCCGCTCCTGCCCACCACCGCGCACCTCCTCGACGCGGCGGCGCTGCGCCTCATGAAGGACGACGCGCTCCTCGTCAACTCCAGCAGGGGCGGCCTCATCGACACGGAGGCGCTGGTGGGGGAGTTGCGCAAGGGCCGGTTCTCGGGGGTGGGGCTCGACGTGTACGAGGCGGAGAGCGGACTCTTCTTCCTCGACAAGTCCCTGGAGGGCGTGGACGACGACGTGCTGGCCCGCCTCATGACGTTCCCGCACGTCATCGTCACCTCGCACCAGGCGTACTACACGCAGGACGCGGTGGGGCAGATCATCGCGACGACCCTCCAGAACGTGCGGGACTGGGAGGCGGGGCGGCGCACCCCGAACGTCATCGTGCCCCGAGCCGGGGAGGCGTGA
- a CDS encoding phenazine-specific anthranilate synthase component I encodes MTTTARVLARLTAPGAPPFALLRRRTPGLEPDTVEVLLGQVREVERLADIPDEDAAHPVLALVPFGQIRERGFAVREDGTPLAVLVAEETYRLPLDEVTALLPAHRPDVVDHGFDQDDEAYAASVGRVLRDEIGSGEGANFVVRRTYRARIPGFGRRDALALFRRLLVGERGAYWTFVVHTGERTLVGASPEAHVRMTGGTVVMNPISGTYRYPAGGPDTEDLLRFLADAKEREELSMVVDEELKMMATVGDLGGVVVGPRLKEMAHLAHTEYELRGRSTLDAREVLRETMFAATVTGSPVQNACRVIARHEPDGRGYYAGALALIGRDASGAQTLDSPILIRTADIDPAGRLRVGVGATVVRGSDPHGEVAETHAKAAGVLTALGVREGAARTAAAPARLADDPRVRAALDGRRAGLAPFWLRLREARGGAPGARVLVVDAEDTFTAMLAHVLRATGCEVSVRRHDEPGLREAALAHEGPVVLGPGPGDPADRADPRMRRLGALADALLAGHRHGVLGVCLGHELIAERLGLPLVRKEVPYQGAQSEIGFFGRSETVGFYNSFVARCDEEAAGELAAHGIEVSRDPANGEVHALRGPGFASVQFHPESVLSLGGVEVVRELVERVLAPRAGHRFSLSGD; translated from the coding sequence ATGACCACCACCGCGCGGGTCCTCGCCCGTCTCACCGCCCCCGGCGCCCCGCCCTTCGCGCTGCTGCGGCGCCGTACCCCCGGGCTGGAGCCCGACACCGTCGAGGTACTGCTCGGACAGGTGCGCGAGGTGGAACGGCTCGCGGACATTCCTGACGAGGACGCCGCCCACCCGGTCCTCGCCCTCGTGCCGTTCGGGCAGATCAGGGAGCGCGGCTTCGCGGTGCGCGAGGACGGGACGCCGCTCGCGGTGCTCGTCGCCGAGGAGACGTACCGGCTGCCGCTCGACGAGGTGACGGCGCTGCTGCCCGCGCACCGCCCGGATGTCGTCGACCACGGCTTCGACCAGGACGACGAGGCGTACGCCGCGTCGGTGGGGCGGGTGCTGCGGGACGAGATCGGCTCGGGCGAGGGCGCGAACTTCGTCGTGCGCCGCACGTACCGGGCGCGGATTCCCGGCTTCGGGCGGCGGGACGCGCTCGCGCTGTTCCGGCGGCTGCTCGTGGGCGAGCGGGGTGCGTACTGGACCTTCGTCGTGCACACAGGGGAGCGCACGCTCGTGGGCGCGAGCCCCGAGGCGCACGTACGGATGACGGGCGGGACCGTCGTCATGAACCCCATCAGCGGCACGTACCGCTATCCGGCGGGCGGCCCGGACACCGAGGACCTGCTGCGTTTCCTCGCGGACGCGAAGGAGCGCGAGGAGCTGTCGATGGTGGTGGACGAGGAGCTGAAGATGATGGCGACCGTCGGCGACCTCGGCGGGGTCGTCGTCGGGCCGCGCCTGAAGGAGATGGCGCACCTCGCGCACACCGAGTACGAGTTGCGCGGGCGCTCGACGCTGGACGCGCGCGAGGTGCTGCGCGAGACGATGTTCGCCGCGACGGTGACGGGTTCCCCGGTGCAGAACGCCTGCCGGGTCATCGCGCGCCACGAGCCGGACGGCCGCGGCTACTACGCGGGCGCGCTCGCGCTCATCGGCCGCGACGCCTCGGGCGCGCAGACGCTCGACTCGCCGATCCTCATCCGCACCGCCGACATCGACCCGGCGGGCCGGCTGCGCGTCGGCGTCGGCGCGACGGTCGTGCGCGGCTCGGACCCGCACGGCGAGGTCGCCGAGACGCACGCGAAGGCGGCGGGGGTGCTGACGGCGCTGGGGGTACGGGAGGGGGCGGCGCGGACGGCGGCGGCGCCCGCGCGGCTCGCGGACGATCCGCGGGTGCGGGCCGCGCTCGACGGGCGGCGCGCGGGGCTCGCGCCGTTCTGGCTGCGGCTGCGCGAGGCGCGGGGCGGGGCGCCGGGGGCGCGGGTGCTCGTCGTGGACGCGGAGGACACGTTCACGGCGATGCTCGCGCACGTGCTGCGCGCGACGGGCTGCGAGGTGAGCGTGCGGCGGCACGACGAGCCGGGCCTGCGCGAGGCGGCGCTCGCCCACGAGGGGCCGGTCGTGCTGGGCCCCGGGCCCGGCGACCCCGCCGACCGCGCGGACCCCCGGATGCGGCGCCTCGGCGCGCTCGCGGACGCCCTGCTCGCCGGGCACCGGCACGGCGTGCTCGGCGTGTGCCTGGGCCACGAGCTGATCGCGGAGCGCCTCGGCCTCCCCCTCGTCCGCAAGGAGGTCCCGTACCAGGGCGCGCAGAGCGAGATCGGCTTCTTCGGCCGCAGCGAGACGGTCGGCTTCTACAACAGCTTCGTCGCCCGCTGCGACGAGGAGGCGGCCGGGGAACTCGCGGCCCACGGCATCGAGGTGAGCCGCGACCCCGCGAACGGTGAGGTGCACGCCCTGCGCGGCCCCGGCTTCGCGTCGGTCCAGTTCCACCCGGAGTCGGTCCTGAGCCTGGGCGGGGTGGAGGTGGTGCGGGAGCTGGTGGAGCGGGTCCTCGCCCCGCGGGCCGGGCACCGGTTCAGCCTCTCCGGGGACTGA
- the bfr gene encoding bacterioferritin, translating to MQGDPEVIEFLNEQLTAELTAINQYFLHAKLQDHKGWTKLAKYTRAESFDEMRHAEILTDRILLLDGLPNYQRLFHVSVGQTVTEMFRADREIEVEAIDRLRRGIELMRSKGDITSANVFEAILADEEHHIDYLDTQLDLIEKLGEALYLSTVISQEQPDPSGPGTSGFKTD from the coding sequence ATGCAGGGCGACCCCGAGGTCATCGAATTCCTGAACGAGCAGCTCACGGCCGAGCTGACGGCGATCAACCAGTACTTCCTGCACGCGAAGCTGCAGGACCACAAGGGGTGGACGAAGCTCGCGAAGTACACGCGCGCCGAGTCCTTCGACGAGATGCGGCACGCGGAGATCCTCACGGACCGCATCCTGCTCCTCGACGGCCTGCCGAACTACCAGCGGCTCTTCCACGTCTCGGTGGGGCAGACGGTGACGGAGATGTTCCGCGCCGACCGGGAGATCGAGGTGGAGGCGATCGACCGGCTGCGGCGCGGGATCGAGCTGATGCGCTCCAAGGGGGACATCACCTCGGCGAACGTCTTCGAGGCGATCCTCGCGGACGAGGAGCACCACATCGACTACCTGGACACGCAGCTCGACCTGATCGAGAAGCTGGGCGAGGCGCTGTACCTGTCGACGGTGATCTCGCAGGAGCAGCCGGACCCCTCGGGTCCGGGCACGAGCGGCTTCAAGACGGACTGA
- a CDS encoding sulfite oxidase-like oxidoreductase — protein MGQAESERDGLPSPGGPSPDRPAETDRLPPGQRLQRGWPVTHYGPVPKFRPERWEFRVFGATADGDKRGWSHEEFTALGWATVEADLHCVTRFSVIGAEWGGVPARTLLGLVPPAPSVTHVMVWAEYGYSANLRLADFTAPHTVFATHKDGEPLTAEHGYPVRLVVPHLYAWKGPKWVRGIEYMTADRRGFWEERGYHNIGDPWREQRYSYQEEAGDGPGL, from the coding sequence ATGGGCCAGGCGGAGAGCGAGAGAGACGGCCTGCCTTCCCCGGGCGGGCCTTCCCCGGACCGTCCCGCGGAGACGGACCGGCTGCCCCCCGGCCAGCGCCTCCAGCGCGGCTGGCCGGTGACCCACTACGGCCCGGTGCCGAAGTTCCGGCCCGAGCGCTGGGAGTTCCGCGTCTTCGGCGCGACGGCGGACGGCGACAAGCGCGGCTGGAGCCACGAGGAGTTCACCGCGCTCGGCTGGGCCACCGTCGAGGCCGACCTGCACTGCGTGACGCGGTTCAGCGTCATCGGCGCCGAGTGGGGCGGCGTCCCCGCCCGCACGCTGCTCGGCCTCGTACCGCCCGCGCCGTCGGTCACGCACGTCATGGTGTGGGCCGAGTACGGCTACAGCGCCAATCTGCGGCTCGCCGACTTCACCGCGCCCCACACCGTCTTCGCGACCCACAAGGACGGCGAGCCCCTCACGGCCGAGCACGGCTACCCGGTGCGTCTCGTCGTGCCGCACCTCTACGCCTGGAAGGGCCCGAAGTGGGTGCGCGGCATCGAGTACATGACCGCCGACCGGCGCGGCTTCTGGGAGGAGCGGGGCTACCACAACATCGGCGACCCCTGGCGCGAGCAGCGGTACTCCTACCAGGAGGAGGCGGGGGACGGGCCGGGGCTGTGA
- the macS gene encoding MacS family sensor histidine kinase, which produces MATTEPAPPKAANRLVERPLWQALTVYRPLTACYALALFLAEREHFARPAVAWAFYAVLLPWTLLTLPRVRAEARCTRPFLVADLLLALTGILLTPLADGAARVASGVPTLPSIWTAGAVLAWALKGGWRPAAAASVLVGVANVVQRGTPSQSTLHNVLLVCIAAIAIGYVVEVARASERTLARALEIESATRERERLARDIHDGVLQVLAMVQRRGTALGGEAAELGRLAGEQETALRALVRGGPPPAAPRPGDPGAPLDLMTLLAPLADARTSLAGPGTPVPLAAHAARELTAAVAAALDNVARHAGEDARAWLLVEDETDAVLVTVRDDGPGIPEGRLAEAAEQGRLGVAQSIRGRLADLGGTAALLSVPGQGTEVELRLPRPPESTNDRKDSAR; this is translated from the coding sequence ATGGCCACGACCGAGCCCGCGCCGCCGAAGGCGGCGAACCGCCTCGTCGAGCGGCCCCTGTGGCAGGCCCTCACCGTCTACCGCCCCCTCACCGCCTGCTACGCCCTCGCCCTCTTCCTCGCCGAGCGCGAGCACTTCGCCCGCCCCGCCGTCGCCTGGGCCTTCTACGCCGTCCTCCTGCCCTGGACGCTCCTCACCCTGCCCCGCGTCCGCGCGGAGGCCCGCTGCACGCGCCCCTTCCTCGTCGCCGACCTCCTCCTCGCCCTCACCGGCATCCTCCTCACGCCCCTCGCGGACGGCGCCGCGCGCGTCGCGAGCGGCGTGCCGACGCTGCCCTCGATATGGACGGCGGGCGCCGTCCTGGCCTGGGCGCTCAAGGGCGGCTGGCGCCCGGCCGCCGCCGCCTCCGTGCTCGTCGGCGTCGCGAACGTCGTGCAGCGCGGCACCCCGAGCCAGAGCACCCTGCACAACGTGCTCCTCGTCTGCATCGCCGCGATCGCCATCGGATACGTCGTCGAGGTCGCCCGCGCCTCCGAACGCACCCTCGCCCGCGCCCTGGAGATCGAGTCCGCGACCCGCGAGCGCGAACGCCTCGCCCGCGACATCCACGACGGCGTCCTCCAGGTCCTCGCCATGGTGCAGCGGCGCGGCACCGCGCTCGGCGGCGAGGCCGCGGAGCTGGGCAGGCTCGCGGGCGAGCAGGAGACCGCCCTGCGCGCGCTCGTCCGGGGCGGACCGCCGCCCGCCGCGCCGCGCCCCGGCGACCCGGGCGCCCCGCTCGACCTCATGACGCTCCTCGCCCCGCTCGCGGACGCCCGGACGAGCCTCGCCGGCCCCGGCACCCCCGTACCGCTCGCCGCGCACGCCGCCCGCGAGCTGACCGCGGCGGTCGCGGCGGCGCTCGACAACGTCGCGCGGCACGCGGGCGAGGACGCGCGGGCCTGGCTGCTCGTCGAGGACGAGACGGACGCGGTGCTCGTGACCGTGCGGGACGACGGCCCCGGCATCCCCGAGGGCCGCCTCGCCGAAGCCGCCGAGCAGGGCCGCCTCGGCGTCGCGCAGTCGATCAGGGGCCGCCTCGCCGACCTCGGCGGCACCGCCGCGCTCCTCTCGGTCCCCGGCCAGGGCACCGAGGTCGAACTCCGCCTGCCGCGCCCGCCCGAGAGCACCAACGACCGGAAGGACAGCGCCCGATGA